One Triticum dicoccoides isolate Atlit2015 ecotype Zavitan chromosome 4B, WEW_v2.0, whole genome shotgun sequence genomic window carries:
- the LOC119292264 gene encoding germin-like protein 8-5, whose amino-acid sequence MASSPSFLLLVALLALVSWQAVASDPGPLQDFCVADMQSPVRVNGFVCKNPMEVNADDFFKAAALDKPRVTNKVGSNVTLINVMQIAGLNTLGISIARIDYAPLGQNPPHTHPRATEILTVLEGTLYVGFVTSNLPAPARNKFFSKVLNKGDVFVFPVGLIHFQFNPNPHQPAVAIAALSSQNPGAITIANAVFGSDPSISDDVLAKAFQVEKNTIDWLQAQFWENNHN is encoded by the exons ATGGCATCCtccccttctttccttctcctcGTTGCTCTTCTTGCCTTGGTCTCATGGCAGGCCGTTGCCTCTGATCCTGGCCCGCTCCAGGACTTTTGTGTCGCCGACATGCAATCACCAG TGCGTGTGAATGGATTTGTTTGCAAGAACCCGATGGAGGTTAACGCTGATGACTTCTTCAAGGCAGCCGCCCTCGATAAGCCTAGGGTGACCAACAAGGTTGGATCCAACGTCACCTTGATCAATGTCATGCAGATTGCTGGACTCAACACCCTCGGCATCTCAATCGCGCGCATCGACTATGCTCCCTTAGGCCAGAACCCTCCACACACGCACCCCCGCGCCACGGAGATCCTCACGGTGCTCGAGGGAACACTGTACGTTGGCTTTGTCACATCCAACCTGCCCGCCCCAGCCAGAAACAAGTTCTTCTCAAAGGTGCTCAACAAAGGTGATGTGTTTGTCTTCCCTGTGGGGCTCATCCACTTCCAATTCAACCCTAACCCCCACCAGCCTGCCGTTGCAATTGCCGCGCTCAGTAGCCAGAACCCAGGGGCTATCACAATTGCCAACGCGGTGTTTGGGTCAGACCCATCAATATCCGATGATGTTCTTGCCAAGGCGTTTCAGGTGGAAAAGAATACAATAGACTGGCTCCAGGCTCAGTTCTGGGAGAACAACCACAACTAA